A window from Felis catus isolate Fca126 chromosome B1, F.catus_Fca126_mat1.0, whole genome shotgun sequence encodes these proteins:
- the ASAH1 gene encoding acid ceramidase: MLGWGRLTFVLLTVVATCAVAQNAPPWTEDCRKSTYPPSGPTYRGPVPWYTINLDLPPYKRWHELMADKAPALKVIMNSLKNMINAFVPSGKIIQIVDQKLPGLLGNFPGPYEEEMKGIAAVTDIPLGEIISFNVFYEIFTICTSVITEDKQGHLLHGRNLDFGIFLGWNINNNTWVVTEQLKPLTVNLDFQRNNKTVFKASSFAGYVGMLTGFKPGLFSLTLNERFGVNGGYMGIIEWILGKKDAMWIGFITRSVLENSTSYEEAKNILTKTKILAPAYFILGGNKSGEGCVITRDRTQSLDVYELNPKQDRWYVLQTNYDRWKSPFFLDDRRTPAKMCLNRTTQENISFATIYDVLSTKPVLNKLTVFTTLMDVTKGQYETYLRDCPDPCIGW, encoded by the exons tggacaGAAGATTGCAGAAAATCAACCTATCCTCCTTCTGGACCAAC CTATAGGGGTCCAGTTCCGTGGTATACCATAAATCTCGACCTACCGCCCTATAAAAGATGGCATGAATTGATGGCTGACAAGGCACCAGCG ctaAAGGTTATAATGAATTCCCTGAAGAATATGATAAATGCTTTTGTGCCAAGCGGAAAAATTATACAGATAGTGGATCAAAAGTTG cCTGGTCTACTTGGCAACTTTCCTGGTCCCTATGAGGAGGAAATGAAGGGGATTGCAGCTGTTACTGACATACCTTTAG GTGAGATTATTTCATTCAATGTCTTCTATGAAATTTTTACCATTTGTACTTCAGTAATAACAGAAGACAAACAAG GTCATCTACTACATGGGAGAAACTTGGATTTTGGAATATTTCTTGG GTGgaacataaataataatacctgGGTCGTAACTGAGCAACTAAAACCTTTAACAGTGAATTTGGACTtccaaagaaacaataaaactgtCTTCAAGGCCTCAAGCTTTGCTGGCTATGTGGGCATGTTAACAGGATTCAAACCA GGACTGTTTAGCCTTACGTTAAATGAACGTTTCGGCGTAAATGGTGGTTATATGG GTATCATAGAATGGattttgggaaagaaagatgCCATGTGGATAGGGTTTATCACTAGATCAGTCCTGGAAAATAGCACAAG TTATGAAGAAGCCAAGAATATATTGACGAAAACTAAGATATTGGCCCCAGCATACTTTATCCTGGGAGGCAACAAGTCTGGGGAAGGTTGTGTGATTACGAGAGATAGAACACAATCTTTGGATGTATATGA ACTCAACCCCAAGCAGGATAGATGGTATGTGCTACAAACAAATTATGACCGTTGGAAAAGTCCTTTCTTTCTTGATGATCGCAGAACGCCTGCAAAGATGTGCCTAAACCGGACAACTCAAGAG AATATCTCATTTGCAACCATATATGATGTCCTGTCAACAAAACCTGTCCTCAACAAg CTGACTGTATTCACCACCCTGATGGATGTTACCAAAGGTCAATACGAAACTTACCTGCGGGATTGCCCAGACCCTTGCATAGGTTGGTGA